One window from the genome of Sesamum indicum cultivar Zhongzhi No. 13 linkage group LG15, S_indicum_v1.0, whole genome shotgun sequence encodes:
- the LOC105178266 gene encoding serine carboxypeptidase-like 18, which yields MKYYSSFHLLLSLLLLINATTSSQSIINTLPGFHGTLPFKLETGYIGVGEEDEVQLFYYFIESENDPQTDPLILWLTGGPGCSGFSGLVYEIGPLAFDLEAFDGSFPSFITNPYSWTKVANIIFIDSPVGTGFSYATTSEAYNTSDTKSVEQNYSFLRKWLSNHPEFVKNHLYIAGNSYGGKIVPMVALEIAKGNEAGFEPRISLQGYITGNSWTDPNKDENEKLPYAHRMALVSDEYFELAKSNCNGEYVNPDPDNIGCLYALRLVNECTSHVNDEHILEPKCKVMSPRPSVSRSPQLFLEDDPVDLLALSKQEKPWCRNYNYAASYVWANNETVQEALQIRQGTISDWKRCNKSLSYEQDVVSVFKHHQLLSDKGFQALAYSGDHDMEVPYMSTLKWIRNLNLTLDEDWRSWTVDGQVAGYTMKYKNNQAELTFATVKARTKLLSV from the exons ATGAAGTACTACTCTTCCTTCCATTTGCTTCTCTCTTTGCTTCTCCTTATCAACGCTACTACCTCTTCACAATCCATCATCAATACCCTGCCCGGATTTCATGGAACCCTGCCCTTCAAACTCGAAACCGG ATATATTGGCGTGggagaagaagatgaagtgCAGCTCTTTTACTATTTCATTGAATCAGAAAATGACCCGCAAACAGATCCCCTGATACTATGGCTCACAGGGGGACCGGGTTGCTCCGGTTTTTCCGGGCTGGTTTATGAGATTG GTCCATTAGCTTTTGATCTTGAAGCTTTTGATGGAAGctttccttctttcattacAAATCCGTATTCATGGACAAAG GTTGCTAacattatattcatagactcGCCTGTCGGAACTGGATTCTCCTACGCCACTACTTCAGAAGCCTATAATACCTCCGACACTAAATCCGTCGAACAGAATTACTCGTTTCTGAGGAAG TGGTTGTCGAATCACCCAGAGTTTGTGAAAAATCATCTGTACATTGCCGGTAACTCTTATGGAGGCAAAATTGTTCCCATGGTAGCTCTGGAAATAGCGAAAG GTAATGAAGCTGGATTTGAGCCACGGATATCACTCCAA GGGTACATTACTGGCAATTCATGGACAGATCCAAATAAGGATGAAAACGAGAAGCTTCCTTATGCTCACAGGATGGCGCTGGTTTCAGATGAATATTTTGAG CTAGCAAAAAGCAACTGTAATGGAGAGTATGTGAATCCTGATCCAGACAACATAGGATGCCTTTATGCTCTTCGACTTGTCAATGAG TGTACGAGCCATGTCAATGACGAACACATTCTGGAGCCAAAGTGCAAAGTCATGTCACCAAGACCTAGCGTTTCTCGCTCGCCCCAACTATTCCTAGAAGATGATCCAGTTGACCTCCTTGCCTTGTCCAAACAAGAGAAACCATGGTGTCGT AACTATAATTATGCCGCCTCTTATGTCTGGGCAAACAATGAAACTGTCCAAGAAGCTCTTCAAATCAGACAG GGAACAATAAGTGATTGGAAAAGATGCAATAAGAGCTTATCCTATGAACAAGATGTAGTAAGTGTTTTCAAACATCATCAACTTCTCAGTGACAAAGGCTTTCAAGCCTTGGCATACAG CGGTGATCACGACATGGAGGTACCCTACATGAGCACTTTGAAATGGATACGCAATTTGAATCTGACCCTCGACGAGGATTGGAGGTCTTGGACTGTGGACGGTCAAGTTGCAGG ATACACAATGAAATACAAGAACAATCAAGCAGAACTCACTTTTGCCACAGTAAAGGCAAGAACAAAGTTGTTAAGTGTTTAG